In Flavobacterium sp. CBA20B-1, one DNA window encodes the following:
- a CDS encoding MFS transporter — protein MSDNSKSFFQTIKSLNRNFWLASNMELFERWAWYGMFNILGLYLVGSTDDQGLGFNHIQKGSIIGDVTAILYLLPIFFGVIADRIGYKLSLVISYVIMILGYYLMGEVNTYWSVYMIFLFLAIGAAFFKPVASAIVARNTDESTGTIGFGIFYMMVNIGGFVGPFMSSTLRNAYSYKIIFIQAAIVITINLLIVLFLFKEPKREKPKDSIGKAIGDSLKGILEALKDKRLSILLLLMVGFWVMFNQLFYTLPNFIDDWVNSSAISNWIIENIPFLKQSFVNENNGQINPEQFTNLDALMIIFFQIPISYFVTKMRHINAVIRGAIVATIGVGLTFYSGNVWFTIIGTAIFAMGEMMSSPTVSSFIALITPKGKEGLYQGTYFLPQAASNFLSGIIAGSLYQSWSDKLSLLKKEMAGRNIQMPEVVTKEQFIEGGSKALNMSIGDFEKHFHLKAETIDWAVVKQSFTDLAASKNINISEIHFPFSKNEYFALAEQKLGMTHWDMTNMLWETYNPNKIWWVIVGIGLFSIVSLSIYDRFIIKPLENRQRALKN, from the coding sequence ATGTCAGATAATTCAAAATCATTTTTTCAAACTATAAAATCCTTAAATAGAAACTTTTGGTTAGCAAGTAATATGGAGCTCTTTGAACGCTGGGCTTGGTATGGAATGTTCAATATATTGGGGTTATACTTGGTTGGATCTACAGATGATCAGGGTTTAGGCTTTAATCATATCCAAAAAGGAAGTATTATTGGAGATGTTACAGCAATTCTTTATTTACTTCCTATTTTTTTTGGTGTAATTGCCGATAGAATCGGTTATAAACTTTCTCTAGTAATATCCTATGTAATAATGATTTTAGGTTATTATTTAATGGGTGAAGTAAACACTTATTGGAGTGTATATATGATTTTTCTATTTCTTGCAATTGGAGCCGCCTTTTTTAAACCTGTTGCCTCTGCAATTGTAGCTAGAAACACCGATGAATCTACTGGAACAATTGGTTTTGGAATTTTTTATATGATGGTGAATATTGGTGGGTTTGTTGGTCCTTTTATGTCTTCTACATTAAGAAATGCATATAGTTATAAAATAATTTTTATTCAAGCTGCAATTGTAATAACGATTAACTTATTAATTGTTCTGTTTTTATTTAAAGAACCAAAAAGAGAAAAACCAAAAGATTCAATAGGTAAAGCTATTGGTGATTCGTTGAAAGGAATTTTAGAAGCACTAAAGGATAAACGCTTAAGCATCCTACTTTTATTAATGGTTGGTTTTTGGGTAATGTTTAACCAATTATTTTATACTTTACCTAATTTTATTGATGATTGGGTAAATTCAAGTGCAATTAGTAATTGGATTATTGAAAATATTCCTTTTTTGAAACAATCGTTCGTTAATGAAAACAACGGACAAATTAACCCAGAACAATTTACTAATTTGGATGCGTTAATGATTATTTTCTTTCAAATTCCAATTTCATATTTTGTTACTAAAATGCGTCACATTAATGCGGTGATTAGAGGTGCAATTGTTGCTACAATAGGTGTAGGATTAACATTTTACTCTGGCAACGTTTGGTTTACCATTATTGGAACCGCAATTTTTGCTATGGGTGAAATGATGAGCAGCCCAACCGTATCTTCATTTATCGCTTTAATCACCCCAAAAGGAAAAGAAGGTTTGTATCAAGGTACTTATTTTCTTCCACAAGCGGCAAGTAACTTTTTATCAGGAATTATTGCCGGAAGTTTGTATCAATCATGGTCGGATAAATTATCCTTGTTGAAAAAAGAAATGGCAGGCCGAAACATTCAAATGCCCGAAGTGGTCACCAAAGAACAATTTATTGAAGGAGGTTCCAAAGCATTAAATATGTCTATTGGCGATTTTGAAAAACACTTTCATCTAAAAGCCGAAACCATTGATTGGGCGGTTGTGAAACAATCATTCACCGATTTAGCGGCATCAAAGAATATAAATATCAGCGAAATACACTTTCCTTTTTCTAAAAACGAATATTTTGCATTGGCAGAACAAAAGTTAGGCATGACACATTGGGACATGACCAATATGCTTTGGGAAACATACAACCCCAATAAAATTTGGTGGGTGATTGTGGGAATTGGTTTATTTTCAATTGTTTCCTTATCAATTTATGACCGATTCATCATTAAACCTTTAGAAAACCGACAAAGAGCACTTAAAAACTAA
- a CDS encoding peptide MFS transporter, with product MATETANPDFFKSNVLGHPAGLFVLFFTEMWERFSFYGMRVLLVLFLTAALTGNNPGMGWTAEHAGALYSTYAMLLYITPIFGGIIADRFIGYRWAVVIGSIVMTMGHVIMFFDSEVALYFGLLCLVIGTGFFKPNMTSILSEMYKAFPEKKDGAYTIFYMGVNAGAFFGMMLCGYLAREMGWHYGFGLAAVFMGLGTLQFWLAKPLFGNIGDVPKKEANKTSVVDLNKKEGESDNDYVERVKDSRRNPFTTLDYVLIGFTTIVGLLFAFDAPLYVIGGIDFLPSFDLSSIGLDTVRGMYLLVILGLIIFIGLIISRLVRYEKVIRDRMIAVIIFAFFTIFFWMSFEQAASSLVLFARDSVDRSLEGTSLTIFNIVNTLLTVVPLLFISWVLFLLAKQTWNRAAITNIVLIVTFLGVWAVAIWMLGNEFTKDASEIDPTWFSILNSFFIIAFASSVSKIWDSKFNPPAAVKYGMGLIIMAIGFGLLAYGAHGITEGIKVSMIWLILAYLFHTLGELCLSPVGLSYVSKLVPARMIAFMFGMWYLAIAIGNKLAALLGGQIDNITKEYSLSTFFLIFTIVPIVAGLIVMSLNPLLKKLMHGVK from the coding sequence ATGGCAACAGAAACAGCTAATCCAGATTTTTTTAAATCGAATGTTTTAGGGCATCCTGCCGGATTATTCGTCCTTTTCTTTACCGAAATGTGGGAACGTTTTTCATTTTATGGAATGAGGGTACTACTCGTTCTATTTTTAACTGCTGCATTAACTGGTAATAATCCAGGTATGGGCTGGACAGCAGAGCATGCAGGTGCTTTATACTCAACCTATGCAATGCTACTTTACATTACCCCTATTTTTGGCGGAATTATCGCTGATAGATTTATAGGTTACCGTTGGGCAGTCGTAATAGGCTCCATTGTAATGACAATGGGACATGTTATTATGTTTTTTGATTCTGAAGTAGCATTATACTTTGGTTTATTATGCTTGGTAATTGGTACCGGATTTTTTAAACCAAACATGACTTCTATCCTATCCGAAATGTATAAAGCATTCCCTGAAAAGAAAGACGGCGCTTATACCATCTTCTATATGGGTGTAAATGCAGGTGCGTTTTTTGGAATGATGCTTTGCGGTTATTTGGCAAGAGAAATGGGTTGGCATTACGGCTTTGGTTTAGCTGCTGTTTTTATGGGATTAGGTACTTTACAATTTTGGTTGGCAAAACCATTATTTGGAAATATTGGCGATGTTCCTAAAAAAGAGGCTAACAAAACATCTGTAGTAGATTTAAACAAAAAAGAAGGTGAATCTGATAATGACTATGTAGAAAGAGTTAAGGACAGCAGAAGAAATCCTTTCACTACATTAGATTATGTTTTAATAGGTTTTACTACAATTGTGGGATTATTATTTGCATTTGATGCACCTTTATATGTTATTGGAGGTATTGATTTCTTACCAAGTTTTGATTTATCTTCAATAGGTTTAGATACAGTTCGCGGTATGTATCTGTTGGTAATTCTTGGATTGATTATATTCATAGGGTTAATTATATCTCGTCTTGTACGCTATGAAAAAGTAATTCGCGATCGAATGATAGCTGTAATTATCTTTGCCTTCTTTACCATCTTTTTCTGGATGAGTTTTGAACAAGCGGCATCCTCATTAGTACTTTTTGCTCGTGACAGTGTTGATCGCTCATTAGAAGGAACATCTTTGACTATTTTTAACATCGTTAATACTTTATTAACTGTTGTGCCATTATTGTTTATTTCATGGGTGCTTTTCTTATTAGCAAAACAAACTTGGAATAGAGCAGCTATTACAAATATCGTACTAATTGTAACTTTTCTAGGTGTTTGGGCTGTTGCAATTTGGATGCTTGGTAATGAATTTACTAAAGATGCTTCCGAAATTGACCCTACTTGGTTCTCTATTCTAAATTCATTCTTTATCATTGCTTTTGCATCATCGGTATCAAAAATATGGGATTCTAAATTCAACCCTCCAGCAGCTGTTAAATACGGAATGGGCTTAATTATCATGGCAATTGGTTTTGGTCTATTAGCTTATGGTGCTCATGGTATTACAGAAGGAATTAAAGTAAGTATGATTTGGTTAATCTTAGCTTATCTCTTCCATACATTGGGTGAGCTGTGTTTATCACCGGTAGGTTTATCGTATGTTTCTAAATTGGTACCTGCCCGAATGATTGCCTTTATGTTTGGTATGTGGTATTTAGCAATTGCAATTGGTAATAAATTAGCAGCCTTACTAGGTGGTCAGATAGACAATATCACTAAAGAATATTCGTTATCAACTTTCTTCCTTATTTTTACAATTGTTCCAATTGTAGCAGGATTAATAGTGATGTCGTTAAATCCATTACTTAAAAAATTAATGCACGGTGTGAAATAG
- a CDS encoding peptide MFS transporter, which yields MNNTNDLELTKHLERQGADTKTVLGHPASLFVLFFTEMWERFSYYGMRALLTLFLVSTLASGGWEWTREDAMTLYGWYTGLVYLTPLIGGMIADKLTGAKKAIVWGALIMTLGHASMALEGFSPNFFYLGLALMILGNGMFKPNISSMVGNLYPDTSAKKDAGYTIFYMGINAGAFLGMLLCGYIGEKVGWHYGFGLAGVFMFFGMLQFYFAQKVFGINGESPKNTQEFHNKKIANNEEQAEVETPSNVVRDRLIVVAVLMLASIVFFLAFEQAGGSMSIFALDYTQRVLDGNAAITFKWIDAILTIVPIAIVTIVLVNLAKKLFKEYPLTIIFTAISFIIIWGLGLWKVSREFGSLETEVAASWFQILNSFFIITLASVFSKFWEKIWNPSGPIKFAIGLILVGIGFAALAYGASSIPQGAKTASVSMIWLIIAYFFHTTGELCLSPVGLSYVSKLSPKKLLGLLFGFWFGASAIANFIAGMLGSTIDKITTEHSMSYFFMIFAIIPGATALILILLNPILKKKMHGIN from the coding sequence ATGAATAATACAAACGATTTAGAATTAACTAAACATCTTGAAAGACAAGGAGCCGACACAAAAACGGTTTTGGGTCATCCTGCTTCACTTTTTGTCCTTTTCTTTACGGAAATGTGGGAACGATTCAGCTACTACGGTATGCGAGCATTATTAACACTTTTTTTAGTTAGCACTTTAGCCTCAGGCGGTTGGGAATGGACCCGAGAGGATGCGATGACTCTTTACGGATGGTACACCGGTTTGGTTTATCTTACTCCTCTTATTGGTGGAATGATTGCTGATAAATTAACAGGAGCTAAAAAAGCTATTGTTTGGGGTGCTTTAATTATGACTTTAGGTCATGCATCAATGGCGTTAGAAGGTTTTAGTCCGAACTTTTTCTATTTGGGACTTGCATTAATGATTTTAGGTAATGGAATGTTTAAACCAAATATTTCATCAATGGTTGGAAACCTATACCCTGATACAAGTGCTAAGAAAGATGCTGGTTATACCATTTTTTATATGGGAATTAACGCTGGGGCATTTTTAGGAATGTTACTATGCGGTTATATAGGTGAAAAGGTAGGATGGCACTATGGTTTTGGTTTAGCAGGTGTATTCATGTTTTTTGGTATGTTACAGTTCTACTTTGCCCAAAAAGTATTTGGTATAAATGGTGAAAGTCCTAAAAATACTCAAGAATTTCACAATAAAAAAATTGCAAATAACGAAGAGCAAGCTGAAGTTGAAACTCCTTCAAATGTAGTAAGAGACCGATTAATTGTAGTCGCTGTTTTAATGTTGGCAAGTATTGTATTTTTCCTTGCTTTTGAACAAGCTGGTGGTTCCATGTCGATCTTTGCACTTGATTATACACAACGCGTTTTAGATGGCAATGCTGCCATTACTTTTAAATGGATTGATGCTATATTAACCATAGTACCAATTGCTATTGTAACAATAGTTCTTGTAAACCTTGCCAAAAAATTATTCAAAGAATATCCTTTAACAATTATTTTTACTGCAATATCGTTTATTATAATTTGGGGATTAGGTTTATGGAAAGTTTCCCGAGAGTTTGGTTCATTAGAAACAGAAGTTGCAGCTTCATGGTTTCAAATACTTAACTCATTCTTCATTATTACATTAGCATCTGTTTTTAGTAAATTTTGGGAAAAAATTTGGAATCCTTCAGGCCCCATAAAGTTTGCAATAGGGCTTATTTTGGTAGGTATAGGTTTTGCTGCCTTAGCTTATGGTGCAAGTTCAATACCTCAAGGCGCAAAAACTGCTTCTGTAAGCATGATTTGGCTAATTATAGCTTATTTCTTTCACACAACAGGTGAATTATGTTTATCTCCTGTAGGGCTATCATATGTAAGCAAATTATCTCCGAAAAAATTACTTGGATTACTATTCGGCTTTTGGTTCGGAGCATCAGCAATTGCAAACTTTATTGCAGGTATGCTTGGATCAACAATTGATAAAATCACAACCGAACATTCTATGTCGTATTTCTTTATGATATTTGCTATCATACCAGGTGCAACAGCTTTAATTCTAATTTTACTAAACCCTATATTAAAGAAAAAAATGCACGGCATTAATTAA